In Trifolium pratense cultivar HEN17-A07 linkage group LG7, ARS_RC_1.1, whole genome shotgun sequence, a genomic segment contains:
- the LOC123897959 gene encoding uncharacterized protein LOC123897959: MGGKLELGHPNVGACCNPREKGARIILRHIRAQGHPYIELRENGKKFIYFCVLCLARCYSDSVVFEHLNGKLHRKRLASARSTMMKPNPWPFSDGLIFFDALAENDKVQETATADQNRLLKLIESGDDNNSRAIVPFGEEAQSNVKPIATDDTQADGSMLVIPCLKIASETVDVKVKKVGWGKISARFAEKYGSSNGKEIRRIWCEWLGKENSQQDDIEVQEHDFAVVIFPYSYDLGRDKVLEDTKSLLPSASMVELENERECGRKRKAPSSDIEDDGEFIRNQYIASAEESSPLRNAPTTSTLDRSNSPPLHTKVVSNRAMRKAIRRRERLAAEKVCNICQLNMIPGKDVATFFNLKTGRIACCSRNPTGAFHVFHTACVIHWILLCEYEIITNCLVNQNASQEGKKKIVTGSGKEDRDIKHVFCPECQGAGLVSADQLEHPKFCSLSQMFRLKLKIILQRKEWIKSSEDTSNCSIGFHFPSDSEAIAEEKVEPIKMLQFYRADGE, translated from the exons ATGGGTGGAAAGTTGGAATTGGGGCATCCGAATGTTGGTGCTTGCTGCAATCCAAGAGAGAAAGGAGCGAGGATTATACTTCGACACATTAGAGCTCAAGGGCATCCCTACATTGAGTTACgcgaaaatggaaaaaaattcatatatttctGCGTTTTATGTCTTGCTCGATGCTACAGTGATAGTGTTGTGTTTGAACACTTGAATGGGAAGCTTCATAGGAAGAGACTGGCTTCTGCTAGAAGTACTATGATGAAGCCAAATCCATGGCCTTTCAGTGATGGTCTTATATTCTTTGATGCTTTGGCTGAAAATGATAAAGTACAGGAAACTGCAACTGCTGACCAAAATAGATTGTTGAAGCTAATTGAAAGTGGCGATGATAATAATAGTCGTGCTATTGTGCCGTTTGGTGAAGAGGCACAGTCAAATGTTAAACCAATTGCGACGGATGATACACAGGCTGATGGTTCTATGTTGGTGATTCCATGTTTGAAGATTGCATCTGAAACTGTTGATGTAAAAGTTAAGAAAGTTGGCTGGGGAAAGATTTCTGCCAGGTTTGCTGAGAAGTATGGCTCCTCAAATGGGAAAGAAATTAGAAGGATTTGGTGTGAATGGTTGGGTAAAGAGAATAGTCAACAAGATGACATCGAGGTTCAAGAGCATGACTTTGCTGTTGTAATTTTCCCTTATAGTTATGATTTGGGTCGGGACAAAGTTCTCGAGGATACTAAGTCATTACTGCCATCTGCCTCCATGGTAGAACTGGAAAATGAGAGGGAATGTGGTCGAAAGAGAAAAGCACCATCATCTGACATTGAAGATGATGGTGAATTTATCCGCAATCAATACATTGCATCTGCAGAAGAGTCCTCGCCTTTGAGGAATGCCCCCACAACATCAACACTTGATCGATCTAACAGTCCACCTCTTCACACCAAGGTTGTTTCAAACAGGGCTATGAGGAAGGCAATCAGACGCCGAGAGCGCTTAGCAGCAGAGAAAGTATGTAACATCTGTCAACTAAACATGATTCCTGGTAAAGATGTAGcaacattttttaatttgaagaCTGGAAGAATAGCTTGCTGCAGTCGCAATCCAACTGGG GCTTTTCATGTGTTTCATACGGCCTGCGTCATACACTGGATACTCTTGTGTGAATATGAAATAATCACAAATTGTTTAGTTAATCAAAATGCTAGTCAAGAAGGGAAGAAAAAGATTGTAACAGGTTCTGGTAAAGAAGACAGGGACATAAAACATGTTTTCTGTCCAGAGTGTCAAGGTGCCGGTCTGGTCAGTGCAGATCAACTGGAGCATCCAAAATTCTGTTCACTATCCCAG ATGTTCAGATTGAAATTAAAGATAATTCTACAGCGCAAAGAATGGATCAAGAGTTCTGAAGATACGTCGAATTGCTCAATTGGATTTCACTTCCCTTCGGATTCTGAAGCGATAGCTGAG GAAAAAGTGGAGCCAATAAAAATGTTGCAGTTCTATCGTGCTGATGGTGAATAA
- the LOC123899656 gene encoding pentatricopeptide repeat-containing protein At2g20710, mitochondrial-like, which produces MMLIRSINKTLNTYSVPRFLQMYTTKTSIGFSALENRILKNGDPRTSMTPILNQWVEQGKEVTRPVLHRIITRLANYRRFSHALQVSEWLSNNSKNDLSTGDIAKRLNLISKVHGLEQAERFFKGIPEAKIGFKIYAALLNCYTEHKSLEEAEVTMEKIKKLRPVDMTVCYNMMLKLYAQKGKHEKLDRLMQEMQEKDICNGATYTIRLNAYVNSRDIEGMEKLLMQMEADPVATVDWYTYATAANGYMKVGIVEKASAMMKKSENSVNDRARKTAYESLLTMHAAIGNKDEVYRLWNRCKNPRNSFNSSYLCMLSSLVKLDDVEGAEKILQEWESGNPRFDIRIPNMMITAYCKWGLFDKAEAYIKRLLDDGKELDGSTWDRLSSAYHTDNAMEKAVETLKKATLGIRRGWKPNHVTFGACIKYLKEKLDVEQALEILKLFKENGHISATTYDRLVSYVHGEIADAEAMDLIKQNFMIEKVQLDDEEN; this is translated from the exons ATGATGTTAATTCGCTCAATAAACAAAACCTTAAACACATATTCTGTTCCTAGGTTTCTTCAAATGTACACAACAAAAACCTCAATTGGTTTCTCAGCATTAGAAAATCGCATATTGAAGAATGGTGACCCTAGAACTTCAATGACTCCTATTCTGAACCAATGGGTTGAACAAGGTAAAGAAGTTACTCGACCTGTACTTCATCGTATCATCACTCGTCTCGCTAATTATCGTCGTTTTTCACATGCCCTTCAG GTATCAGAATGGTTGAGCAATAACAGTAAAAATGATTTATCTACCGGAGACATTGCTAAACGGCTCAACCTGATATCTAAAGTTCATGGTCTAGAACAAGCAGAGAGATTTTTCAAAGGCATCCCTGAAGCTAAAATTGGATTCAAGATCTATGCTGCTCTTTTAAACTGTTATACAGAACATAAATCTTTGGAGGAAGCAGAGGTCACCATGGAGAAAATTAAGAAGTTGCGTCCCGTGGACATGACAGTTTGTTATAATATGATGTTAAAACTATATGCTCAGAAAGGtaaacatgaaaaattagatagGTTGATGCAAGAAATGCAAGAGAAGGACATTTGCAACGGCGCTACGTATACCATTAGGTTGAATGCTTATGTAAATTCTAGAGACATAGAAGGGATGGAGAAGCTACTAATGCAAATGGAAGCCGATCCTGTGGCAACTGTGGACTGGTATACATATGCTACAGCTGCAAATGGTTATATGAAAGTCGGCATTGTTGAGAAGGCCTCGGCAATGATGAAGAAATCGGAAAATTCAGTTAATGATCGGGCGAGAAAGACTGCGTATGAATCTCTTCTAACCATGCATGCTGCAATTGGAAACAAGGACGAGGTTTATCGACTCTGGAATAGGTGTAAAAATCCTAGAAATTCTTTCAACTCAAGTTACTTATGTATGCTAAGCTCATTAGTGAAACTCGATGACGTTGAAGGCGCGGAGAAGATTTTGCAAGAATGGGAATCTGGAAATCCAAGATTCGACATCAGAATTCCAAATATGATGATCACTGCTTACTGTAAATGGGGTCTGTTCGATAAGGCTGAGGCGTATATCAAGAGACTTTTAGATGATGGCAAGGAATTAGACGGAAGTACATGGGACCGTTTATCGTCTGCGTATCACACAGATAATGCTATGGAAAAAGCAGTTGAAACATTGAAGAAAGCGACGTTGGGAATTCGACGTGGATGGAAGCCTAACCACGTGACTTTCGGAGCTTGTATCAAGTATCtgaaagaaaaattagatgTGGAACAAGCTCTTGAGATTCTGAAATTATTTAAAGAAAATGGTCATATCTCAGCAACTACCTATGATAGACTAGTAAGTTATGTTCATGGTGAAATAGCTGATGCAGAAGCCATGGATCTTATCAAACAAAATTTCATGATTGAAAAGGTTCAActtgatgatgaagaaaattaA